Proteins from a genomic interval of Streptomyces sp. Tu6071:
- a CDS encoding polynucleotide kinase-phosphatase: MSENTTTETAAGPAGAPAPPAPARSRRCPVPDLSLVVLIGATGSGKSTFAARHFKPTEVLSSDFCRGLVADDQNDQSASRDAFDVLHHIAGKRLAAGRLTVVDATSVQRESRKQLIDLAREYDVLPVAIVLDVPEEVCAERNAGREDRAGVPRRVIQRHQRELRRSLRGLEREGFRKVHVLKGVAEVGAAEVVREKRFNDLRELTGPFDLIGDVHGCSAELEELLGKLGYEDGTHPEGRTAVFVGDLVDRGPDTPAVLRRVMGMVAAGTALCVPGNHENKLGRHLSGRRVTVAHGLAETIEQLERAEAEEPGFKEKVAEFVRGLVSHYVLDGGALVVSHAGLPERYHGRTSGRVRSHALYGDTTGETDEFGLPVRYPWAEDYRGRAAVVYGHTPVPTATWLNNTICLDTGVVFGGRLTALRWPERELVDVPAHQQWYEPARPLESAAPGGHQGRPLALGDVAGRRTVETRTLGRIGVREENAAAALEVMSRFAVDPRLVPYLPPTMAPTPTSHREGYLEHPENAFASYREDGIAHVVCEEKHMGSRAVALVCRDAATAVERFGLADEGEATPTGALVTRTGRPFFDDRAVTEDVLARLRAAVGKSGLWDELDTDWLLLDGELLPWSLKSTGLLRSQYAAVGAAAGAVFPGALAALDEAAKRGVDLGDLGERQRERASDAAAFTEAYRRYCWPVRGLDGVEFAPFQLLAARGRSLAAVPNDAQLAYVDRMVAAETTGLLRPTRRVYVDTTDEDSVRAGTDWWLALTAEGGEGMVVKPVEALARSATRKLAQPGVKCRGREYLRIIYGPEYTRPENLKRLRERHLGHKRSLALREYALGLEALDRLAEGEPLWRVHEAVFAVLALESEPVDPRL; encoded by the coding sequence ATGAGCGAGAACACCACCACCGAGACCGCCGCCGGCCCCGCAGGCGCCCCGGCGCCCCCCGCCCCCGCGAGAAGCCGTCGCTGCCCCGTGCCCGACCTCTCCCTCGTCGTCCTCATCGGCGCGACGGGATCGGGCAAGTCCACATTCGCCGCAAGGCACTTCAAGCCGACCGAGGTGCTCTCCTCCGACTTCTGCCGGGGGCTCGTCGCGGACGACCAGAACGACCAGAGCGCCTCGCGCGACGCCTTCGATGTGCTGCACCACATCGCGGGCAAGCGGCTCGCCGCCGGGCGCCTCACCGTCGTCGACGCGACGAGCGTGCAGCGCGAGAGCCGCAAGCAACTCATCGACCTGGCACGGGAGTACGACGTGCTGCCCGTCGCGATCGTCCTCGACGTGCCCGAGGAGGTGTGCGCCGAGCGCAACGCGGGGCGCGAGGACCGGGCGGGTGTCCCGCGCCGCGTCATCCAGCGCCACCAGCGCGAACTGCGGCGCTCGCTGCGGGGATTGGAGCGCGAGGGCTTCCGCAAGGTGCACGTGCTCAAGGGGGTCGCCGAGGTCGGTGCGGCGGAGGTCGTGCGCGAGAAGCGCTTCAACGACCTGCGCGAACTCACCGGCCCTTTCGACCTGATCGGCGACGTGCACGGCTGCTCCGCCGAGCTGGAGGAACTGCTCGGCAAGCTCGGCTACGAGGACGGGACGCACCCCGAGGGCCGGACCGCCGTGTTCGTGGGGGACCTCGTGGACCGGGGCCCCGACACGCCCGCCGTCCTGCGCCGCGTCATGGGCATGGTCGCGGCGGGGACCGCGCTGTGCGTGCCCGGCAACCACGAGAACAAGCTGGGCCGTCACCTGAGCGGCCGCAGGGTGACCGTCGCGCACGGACTCGCCGAGACCATCGAGCAGTTGGAGCGCGCCGAGGCCGAGGAGCCCGGATTCAAGGAGAAAGTCGCGGAGTTCGTGCGCGGCCTCGTGAGCCACTACGTGCTCGACGGCGGCGCACTCGTCGTCTCGCACGCCGGGCTCCCCGAGCGCTACCACGGCCGCACCTCCGGACGGGTCCGCTCGCACGCGCTCTACGGCGACACGACGGGCGAGACCGACGAGTTCGGCCTGCCCGTGCGCTACCCGTGGGCCGAGGACTACCGGGGCAGGGCCGCCGTCGTCTACGGGCACACCCCCGTGCCCACGGCGACGTGGCTCAACAACACCATCTGCCTCGACACCGGCGTCGTCTTCGGCGGCCGGCTCACCGCGCTGCGCTGGCCCGAGCGCGAACTCGTCGACGTGCCCGCGCACCAGCAGTGGTACGAGCCCGCGCGGCCCCTCGAATCCGCCGCGCCCGGCGGCCACCAGGGCCGTCCGCTCGCGCTCGGCGACGTCGCGGGCCGCCGCACCGTCGAGACCCGCACGCTCGGCCGGATCGGCGTGCGCGAGGAGAACGCGGCGGCGGCCCTGGAGGTCATGAGCCGCTTCGCGGTCGACCCGCGCCTCGTCCCGTACCTGCCCCCGACCATGGCACCGACACCGACCTCGCACCGCGAGGGCTACCTCGAACACCCCGAGAACGCCTTCGCCTCCTACCGCGAGGACGGCATCGCGCACGTCGTGTGCGAGGAGAAGCACATGGGCTCGCGCGCCGTCGCCCTCGTGTGCCGCGACGCGGCCACGGCCGTCGAGCGCTTCGGCCTCGCGGACGAGGGCGAAGCGACCCCCACGGGGGCGCTCGTGACCCGCACCGGACGCCCCTTCTTCGACGACCGCGCGGTCACCGAGGACGTGCTCGCCCGACTGCGGGCGGCGGTCGGCAAGAGCGGGCTGTGGGACGAACTGGACACGGACTGGCTCCTGCTGGACGGCGAGCTGCTGCCGTGGTCCCTCAAGTCCACGGGGCTGCTCCGCTCGCAGTACGCGGCCGTGGGCGCCGCCGCCGGGGCGGTCTTCCCCGGCGCGCTCGCCGCGCTCGACGAGGCCGCGAAGCGGGGCGTCGATCTCGGCGACCTCGGCGAGCGGCAGCGCGAACGGGCGAGCGACGCCGCCGCGTTCACCGAGGCGTACCGCCGGTACTGCTGGCCGGTGCGGGGGCTCGACGGCGTCGAGTTCGCGCCGTTCCAGCTCCTCGCCGCGCGCGGGCGGTCCCTCGCCGCCGTGCCGAACGACGCCCAACTCGCCTACGTGGACCGCATGGTGGCCGCCGAAACGACGGGTCTGCTCCGCCCGACGCGGCGCGTGTACGTGGACACCACCGACGAGGACTCGGTGCGTGCCGGGACCGACTGGTGGCTCGCGCTCACCGCCGAGGGCGGCGAGGGCATGGTCGTCAAGCCGGTCGAGGCGCTCGCCCGCTCGGCCACGCGCAAGCTCGCGCAGCCGGGCGTCAAGTGCCGGGGCCGCGAGTACCTGCGCATCATCTACGGGCCCGAGTACACCCGCCCGGAGAACCTGAAGCGGCTGCGCGAGCGCCACCTCGGCCACAAGCGCTCGCTCGCGCTGCGCGAGTACGCGCTCGGCCTCGAAGCGCTCGACCGCCTCGCCGAGGGCGAACCGCTGTGGCGGGTGCACGAGGCGGTCTTCGCGGTCCTCGCGCTGGAGTCGGAGCCGGTCGACCCCCGGCTGTGA
- a CDS encoding 3' terminal RNA ribose 2'-O-methyltransferase Hen1, with protein MTLTTTGTPEAPASDLGFLLHKHPERAQRFDTAHGTAHVFYPEAGVERCSVALLLEIDPVALVRRGKRKGRGKAPDASLAQYVNDRPYAVSSLFTVALGTVFKTAMHGDCKARPELAGRVLPLRIELPAVPANGDPGLVERLFAPLGWTVTAEPVALDPAFPEWGDSRYVRLVLEGEQVLAEALRHLYVLLPVLDGTKHYWASADEVDKLLRAGEGWLPAHPEQAYITRRYLSYRFSLTREAMERLELLRLAESDDTGAEHIDNAVEDGTEEAAEDGGTENEAAEASGMESEAREGSGMENEAAEPARPVTLASRRRAAIVEALRAANATRVLDLGCGEGTLVRELLKDTRFTHVLGMDVSQRALQIAARRLRVDRMPERQAARLTLVQGSLAYTDPRLAGYDAAVLSEVIEHVDPPRLATLAYTVFGAARPATVVVTTPNAEYNVRWETLPAGHVRHHDHRFEWDRAQFGRWAEEVAATYGYTVAYAPVGDEDPEVGPPTQLARFTRTDTLASVTDTTTKEGAAA; from the coding sequence ATGACCTTGACGACCACCGGTACCCCCGAAGCGCCCGCCTCCGACCTCGGCTTTCTGCTGCACAAGCATCCCGAGCGGGCCCAGCGCTTCGACACGGCGCACGGGACGGCGCACGTCTTCTACCCCGAGGCCGGGGTCGAGCGGTGCTCGGTGGCGTTGCTCCTGGAGATCGACCCCGTGGCGCTCGTGCGGCGCGGGAAGCGCAAGGGGCGCGGCAAAGCGCCGGACGCCTCGCTCGCGCAGTACGTCAACGACCGCCCGTACGCGGTGTCCTCGCTCTTCACCGTCGCGCTCGGCACCGTCTTCAAGACGGCCATGCACGGCGACTGCAAGGCGAGGCCGGAGCTGGCCGGGCGCGTGCTGCCGCTGCGGATCGAGCTGCCCGCCGTGCCCGCGAACGGCGACCCGGGCCTCGTCGAGCGGCTCTTCGCGCCGCTCGGCTGGACCGTGACCGCCGAGCCCGTCGCGCTCGACCCCGCCTTCCCCGAGTGGGGGGACTCCCGGTACGTGCGGCTCGTGCTCGAAGGCGAGCAGGTGCTCGCCGAGGCGCTGCGCCACCTGTACGTGCTGCTGCCGGTCCTCGACGGCACCAAGCACTACTGGGCCTCGGCCGACGAGGTCGACAAGCTCCTCCGGGCCGGTGAGGGCTGGCTGCCCGCGCACCCCGAGCAGGCGTACATCACGCGCCGCTACCTCAGCTACCGCTTCTCGCTCACGCGCGAGGCCATGGAACGCCTCGAACTCCTCCGGCTCGCCGAGTCCGACGACACGGGGGCCGAGCACATCGACAACGCGGTCGAGGACGGCACGGAAGAGGCCGCCGAAGACGGCGGTACCGAGAACGAGGCCGCCGAGGCCAGCGGCATGGAGAGCGAGGCCCGTGAGGGCAGCGGCATGGAGAACGAGGCCGCCGAGCCCGCACGCCCGGTGACCCTCGCTTCCCGCCGCCGCGCCGCGATCGTCGAAGCGCTCCGCGCGGCGAACGCCACCCGCGTCCTCGACCTCGGCTGCGGCGAGGGCACGCTGGTCAGGGAACTGCTCAAGGACACGCGCTTCACGCACGTCCTCGGCATGGACGTCTCGCAGCGCGCGCTCCAGATCGCCGCGCGCCGCCTGCGCGTCGACCGGATGCCCGAGCGGCAGGCGGCCCGGCTCACGCTCGTGCAGGGCTCGCTCGCGTACACCGACCCGCGCCTCGCCGGGTACGACGCCGCCGTGCTCAGCGAGGTGATCGAGCACGTCGACCCGCCGCGCCTCGCGACGCTCGCGTACACCGTCTTCGGAGCCGCGCGCCCCGCGACGGTCGTCGTGACGACGCCGAACGCCGAGTACAACGTGCGCTGGGAGACCCTGCCCGCCGGGCACGTGCGCCACCACGACCACCGCTTCGAGTGGGACCGCGCGCAGTTCGGGCGCTGGGCCGAGGAGGTCGCCGCCACGTACGGGTACACCGTGGCGTACGCGCCCGTCGGCGACGAGGACCCCGAGGTGGGCCCGCCGACGCAGCTCGCCCGCTTCACCCGTACCGACACCCTCGCGTCCGTCACGGACACCACCACAAAGGAAGGAGCGGCGGCATGA